The DNA region tcagcacctctctcgtacacaatactgtgtctggaaaccatccaagctaaagaaaacgctttgcttttcgaggagggatgaaagacgtacacgcgtacgtcccggtcttttattactgtaccgtaaaagactacatgtgtacgtcccagtgctgaaggggttaaggATCAgcatcagctccctgtcccagcaccgaatccgcagatacatATGGACCCTgcgagaagcatttctcgtaagTTACTCTAACATCCTTCAGGTAGTGGGATGCAaagacagagttgcatctccagtacgtgGCAGCTAGAATGTCCTTCATTGACATATTTTTATGAAAGGATAAAGAAGACGCAACGGCTCGCACCTCATGTGCTTTAACTCTAAGCTtcttgaaggagtcatcatggcACGTCTCCATGTGCTTCACAGATgacacttctcacaaagaaggccagggcattcttagACATGGGTCTTCTAGGGTCTCTcaccgcacaccagagactctgtAGGCAACCCTTAAGctgtttcttcctctgaagatacaACTtaagtgccctgactggacaaaGAGACCTCTCAATCTCCCTCCCTACCAAGGGGGAAAGTCCCTTaacctcaaagcttctgggccagggttttgaagggttctcgttcaTTGCCAGAAATAATGGCTTGAAAGAACATATTGCCGAGTCTCCTTTGAATCCGACACTCGAGTCCAATGCATGGAGTTCACttgtcctcttagcagttgcgagagccaagagaaaaatgcatttcctCGTAAGGTCTCTAAAGGAAGcctgatgaggaggttcgaacttgTCGGATGTGAGGAATCTGAGGACCGCGtcaagattccaactaggtgGAAGTGAGGACCTGTTCTTGGTTGTCTCGAAGGAACGGataagatcatgaagatccttgtccTCCGCTATCTTTAGGCCCCTATTTCTAAAGACAGCGGagagcatgcttctgtatcctttaattgtagATACAGCCaggtgagattcttctctcagaaagagaagaaaatcagcaatgtcggtcacagaggtattggaggaggacagcttcttcgacctgcaccaacgtcgaaaaacttcccacttcgactggtacacccgtaaggttgaggacctgcgggctctggcgatcgcGCTGGCAGCctttcgcgaaaagcctctcgctctgacgagtctttcgatagtcgaaaggcagtcaggaaGAGACCGggaaggtttttgtgaaacctctcgaagtgggattgtttgagcagatctgtccttacaggaagagatctggggaagtccactgtccattccagtacctctgtgaaccaatcttgcgcgggccaaaagggagcgatgagagTCAGTCTCGTTCCtgtcgaggccacaaactttcttaTCTCTTCCCCCACtagtttgaatgggggaaaggcgtaagcgtctatGCCCGACCAGTTTAGGAGGAGGGCATCGACTGCTATGGCTCTTGGATCTTCGATCGAAGAGCAGAAGTTGTCCATCCTTTTGTTGAGGAACGTGGTGAACAGGTCTATTTGTGGTTTTCCCCACAGGGCCCAAAGCCTTTGACAAACTTCGaggtggagggtccactctgttggaaggacctggttcttcctgctcagcaggtccgctctcacattcttttctccctgtacgaacctggtaaggagtgTGATACTTTGCTCCTCCGCCCAGATCAGAAGAGCTCTTGCTAACTCGTAGAGGGAGAatgagtgagtccctccttgtttgcgaatgtaagccagagccgtggtgttgtccgagttgacttggactaccacgcctctgacttctAATTCGAAGGACTTGAGGGCTAGATGGACAGCCAAAAGTTCCTTtgagttgatgtgccaggacgcCTGTTCCcctgtccaggtgcctgacacttcttttgctcctagtgttgctccccagcctgtctccgatgcgtcggatAACAACACTAGGCGCGGGCTCTGTATCAAAAGGGACATGACTACGTTCCTTTTGAGAGGAGCCAACCACCAAGAAAGGTGGGTCTTTACCTCCTGATGGATCGGAAAGGAGTCTGACAGGTCTCCTGTCTTCCGATTCCATACACGCTGTAGGTAGAATTGCAGAGGTCTTAAGTTGAGCCTCCCCAGAGAaaagaactgctccagcgaggaaagggtccccagcaggctcagtcattccctcgctgagcttcgttctttccctaagaaggctgagactttctctaagcctcgaTCGAGCCTTTCCCGGGAcggaaaactcgaaaaccccgagaatccatctgaatccccagatagacaaggttctggctggggatcatctgggacttctcgaggttcaccatTAGTCCAAGCGACCGTACCAGGTCTAGTGTCGTTGACAAGTCCTCCATACATTGCTGTTCCGacttggctctgatgagccagtcgtccagataaagagAGATGCTCACCCCCTTCAAATGCAGCCAAtgggctacgtttttcatgaggcccgtgaaaacttggggggcagtagaaaggccgaagcacaaagccctgaactgaaagatcctccCCTGGATCATGAAACGGAGAAATTTTCTTGATGAAGGATGCagagggacatgaaaataagcgtcttgcaagtccagggagaccatccaatctcctggacgtagagccgcaagaaccgaggaggtcgtctccatagagaacttcctcTTCTCTACAAATCGGTTCAGTGCACTCACGTCTAGCACAGGTCTCCACCCCCACGAGGTTTTCAGTACAGggaacaggcgattgtagaaggcttgggagtggggatcctgtactaattcgatggcctccttctccaacatctgATCCACAAAGTGAAGGAGAGTTCTTCGCAGAACAGGGTCTTTGTACTttgctgacagctccctcggagtCAAGGTCAAGGGGGGTCTGTctttgaaggggatgagatatcccttccttaggattgagagggaccagttgtccgcccctctcgaagcccatgcttccgagaactttagaagcctggcacctactggcgtCTGGAGGACTAAGGAGTCATTTACCTTTCTTGAAAGGTCTGAAAGAAGACCTCCCTCTCTTTTCTGGTCCTTTCCTTCTAGAGGAGGATCGAGAAgaaggacctcctcgaaagggcacTTCAGGAGTGCGACTTTCCTTCTTAACGGAAGATACAGCAGGTCTTGTTTTCTTAGCTGACTGGactaaaagatcctgggtcgccttctcagtcagtgagtgagaaatgtctctcactaactgagaaggaaaaagTTGGCTAGATAGAGTGCGTATAACAGCGACGCCCTCTTAACTGGAGATACAAATTTAGTCAAAAATGAGCTAAATACTGCTCTCTTTTTTAGTATCCCTACTCCGAAGAGAGAGGCTACTTCTCCTGACCCGTCTCGgacagccttgtccatacaggacaaaACGCTGTGAAGCACTTCGGGGCTAAGGAAGTCCGGGTCCTGTGTCTTCTTGGCCaacgccccaagggaccagtccagaaagttaaagacttctaggaCATGGAATaaccccttgaggagatggtctaTCTCGGACATACCCCATGTGGTTTTAGCAGTAGGCAGAGCATGTCTCCTCGAAGCGTCCACTAGAGTGGAGAAATCTGCTTCTGCAAACGAAGGAAGAGCCAGTCCCATGGATTCCcccgtctcataccaaataccCCTTCTTCCTGAAAGCTTGGAGGGAGGACAGGCAAAGACAGTCTTTCCTGCCTCCTCCTTAGAGCTGAACCAAGTCCCTACGGACTGGAGGGCTCTTCATAGAGATGGTAGGGCgcattttcaggaaggaggaggatTTCGTCGCCTTTGTACTAGTAAACaaagaacgaggaggaggaggggcggtTGGActgagggagtctccaaactcctgAACTAACAAAGCCGCTAAGGTTTTGTAGTCCGACAGCGCCGCTACCCTCAGAGATTCTTCGTCAGAAACCTCCTCAAGCTCTTGCCTCACCGTTCTGATAAGGGAAGAGCGATCACATGAAGGAGAGCGCCTACGCAGAAAGGAGTTGTCTGGTTCTACAGTTCTTTGCTCTCGAGGAGAGGGGCTTCTGTCTGAAGAAGAGCAGTCCAGATGCAGAGATCTTCGAACTGGTGCCTAGAAGGTTCCTCTAAGCTGGGAGGTGTCTTGTGTTTGAAAGACGTCTCGCGGCAATAAGGAGCAGAGTTGCTAGGACGCGCTTCTCGTCTAACAGGTTCATAGCATCTGGAAGGCGTCTTGTGTCCGTTCTGGACATCAAGGAAGGAGAGAGTTTCACATCTGCAAGAAGTCTCTCGCTTGGAAGGTGACTCGCGACTGACAGAACCCTCACgcttggaaggagccttgcgcctggtaggcgcttcgCGGCTGGGAAGCAGCTCGCGCTTGgttggcacctcgcgcctggctggcggctTGCGCCTGGATGAAGGTTCTTGCTCGGTAGGCGACTCGTGCCTGACTGGCACCTCGCGCCCGGTAGGCGACTCGCGGCTGACTAGCGCTGAGCGCCTGGAGCacggctcgcgcctggctggggaTTCGAGTCTCACTGGCGACTCTCGCCTGACTGGAGACTGGCGCTTGTCTGGCGACTCGCGCCTAGCTGGCGACTCGCGCCTGGGAagagcctcgcgcttggctggcaccTCGCAGCTGGGTGGCGCTTCGTGATCGGAAGGAGATGAGGGCTCGGTCGCTAAGCGTTCCCGGGCCTCGTGTTTCCGAGGAGACGAGTGAGAAGTGGGAGGATCGTAGGATCTCTGCTGCGAACGAGGAGCTATGGAGAGGAGCCTGGAGCTTGGAATGTCCAGGGGACGAGAggatctcttaacaggaagagAATTGTCCTTCCTGCGAGGAGGATCCTTCATAAGTACTCCTACCAGAGACGAAATTTGCTCCTGCATGGTACAGAGAATCTTCGTCGTAGAATCTTCCCGATCCTTGCCAGAAGAAGGGGAAGGAGGTCTGGAGGACGAAGGAGACTCCCAGCCGAAAGCTGGCAAAAACAGGGCTCTCTTGGCTCTCTTCCTATCCACAGGAGAACCTTCTGGGAAGCGGTCAGGGCTAGAATCCAAGGTGGGcactttccaactcctcttcatagGACGTGACTGCTCGGCCGAACTCCAGCCGCGTCTGGGCGAAGCGGAATCGGACGACGAGAAGCACTCTCTCAGGATGCCCTTGCAacggcgatccctggcagtctgggacgacacagatcctgccgaagggacacctgatcggtggggatcctccacaacctccgtaaggctttcgacattcctcctcctctgggcctgggagtttggaagaggtctaggcctgggagcgttgcagagccgatcagacgccccctccgcTGCACTGGGTACACTGAAATCACTATTCACTGCACTGTGCTTATCTTCAaaagctcgcattttgagctccaTCCTTTTGAGGGCAGCCTTCAAATCCGCTAATTCCATAGACGAATTTGCAGGTTCTGTGAAGGGAGAAGGAGCTGATACTGTGGgggaggatgcaacaactacttcCTGGATAGGTACTATCGTctcactaactggctcgttagaacgagacctactcAAGCTTcgagaagaagctttcctaactctatccttttctaacttccttaagtaggaagttagagtcttccattcctcctcactcatattctcacattccttacacggattagtgaaagaacattcatactccctacaCCGCtcacatactgtgtgaggatctaccgaaccctTCGGCAGTCTCACGTtacaaccctcattcacacataCTCTAATTACataactagagtcagacattctgagaaaaatccaaagcaaaatccaataaacagtccacaaaagcgtatgccaaaccaacgaTCCAATACcaaaaaagacagtccagaagatcaatggcgatgaaaagcaaaaatcaggtcaggaggaaccaacaacgatgttgtcggaaccggcgacagagaaaatctgattagacaacgggaatggttcctagtcctgccacccagcggcagggcggtagatcacctgaccaacctatagcgtgtgccgcgaaatttgaatttctgtcgggaacgacggagtctaaagctaagtatatatctaacaaggaagttgaatgtacaaaaatactaATGCAAAGGAAATAGTAAAACAAGAAAACACTATACTACTTGAACACTCAAAGCACTAAACTAAGGTAAGCACAAGAAAAGACTGCAATAAGAATTAagcaaaaacccaaaaacatgtgaATACAAACATAGACTTTGACAATGAAACTTAAATGAATGCACAAAGGTATAACAAAACTTAATTTACAAGTGAAAGGGAACACTAATGTAAAGATATCAAAAGTACAGACACACCAGAAGATAAACAGCAGACAATGTGCACAGATTTCTCTTTAAAGGGACTCCATATCAATGGTTAGAAGACAGGTACAAGAACTTCTGACAGGTAACCAAAGGAAATGATGATCAAAGCTGATAAACAGGGACAAGTGAAAATACTACCACCAAAGAATAGCTACTGAAATGTATATGATAGAAAATAGGCAGAATTTAATCAATTCAATGAATCATATCAAACTGaagcaattttgaaaaaaaaagtctggggAGTGAGACAGGTGTTAATAATAACTAGACATACTTAGCACAACCAGTTTTTCTGGTGATGTCTGAAGATTGCTGCTAACACAGGTTAGGCTTTTGCAAAGTACAGTGTTTATGTTAAAATTAATATGTTATGATGgtggtaatgatgataataatacagcGAAAAAAACTCCAACTTTACTTTACGAGTTCTCAAAGGTAATATGCATTTACATGAGAAAATTGCTAGTATACAGTAATGGAAAAACTATACAGATGCCCAAGGTTTTATCCAGAATGACTCTTCATGTGTATTGTAAGATTATCTAAACGatcaaaacttctttgacattCATTGCAAGTATATGTCTTCCCTTTTGTATGACACCTCATGTGTGCTTTGAGATgaccagagagagaaaaactacTTGGACATTCAGTGCAGGCATAAGGCTTCTCACCTGTGTGAATCCGCTTATGCCTTTTAAGGTGGGTCACGTGAGAAAAACTACATGGACATTCTGTGCACGAGAATGGCCTTTCCCCTGTATGAATTCTCATATGGTTTTTGAGGGAACTCAGTTGTGCGAAACTACTTTGGCAATCATGACAAGTGTaaggcttctctccagtgtgagtTTTCAAGTGCCTTTTCAGACTATCTGCACGAGAAAAACTGGCATGACATTCAGTGCAGACAATTGGTTTCTCTTCTGTAAATgacttctctcctgtatgagttgcCATGTGTTTCCTGAGTGTACTGGAATGTGAATAACTTCTCTGACATTCACTGCAAGTGTAAGGTTTCTCCCCACTGTGAACTCCCATGTGAAGTTTGAGATTACTTGCGATTGCAAAGCCTTTGTGGCATTTAGGACAAGTGAAAGGTCTCTCTccagtatgagttctcatgtggatTTTGAGACGACTTGAGATGGCAAAGCTCTTCTGGCACAGTGGACAAATAAATGGCTTCCCTCTAGTATGAGATCTCATGTGTCTTGAAAATTGATCCAGATGAGCAAAACTACTTGGACACTCAGAGCAAGTGTAAGTTTTTCCTTCAGTATGACTTCTCATGTGTATCCACAGACTTTTCTTGTGGAGAAAACTCATTGGACATTCAGAGCAAGTGAGCCTCTCTCTGGTATGAGTTCTCAAGTGCTTTTTGAGACCAGTGGAGCAGGATAAACCTTTCTGACATAAAGGGCAAGtgaatggtttctctccagtatgTGTTCTGAAGTGGGCTGTTAGACTAGATAGATAAGAAAAGGTTCTTGGGCATTCTGTGCACATAAATGGTTTCTCTCCAGAATGTACTCTGATGTGCCTCTTCAGAAGACTTGGGCTACAAAAACTTTTCTGACATTCAGAGCAAGTGTACAATTTCTCACCATATTTAGCTTTCATGCGAGCTATCCGCTTCTCTTCCACATCAGTTTCCTCAGAAAAAATGTCCACATTATTGCTGTCTTTTTGGTAAGCTTCATCAACAGTCTCTCCATAGTCTTCATCAAAAGCCTGgaattcctcttctctctttacAGACTCAAACGACTGTTGCACATCAAATTCACTACAGTCAATGAATTCTGTCTCCTCCTTAACTTCTATGCCAGATTCTATAAAAAAGGGGCCGTCCACTGTGACTTCAGTAAACTCATCCTCCAAATTTCCCTTTTCTTGTTTGATTAAAGGCAACGATAATGAGTTTCCAGCTGCCATTTTCACAGCCTAATAAATGTCTTTACACAAAAAAgtaatgaatttatatacaagttacaatacagataaaaaaatcaatatactaTAAATTGAAAAACAGCTGCCATTTTCAATGCCTAATAAATGTACAGTGCTGCACCCTACCAAGCTTTTCTGCTCACAAATATTTCAGCATAATCCAAAAGAAATGTTGAAAAGAGGTCAATATTAGGCCAAACATTCATATAATAAGTGATTCAAGAGGAAGCCAATTTCACTCACCTTTCAGCACCTAAGTCTAGAATTCTTACATCAGCAAACTACATCAATATTCTTTGGCATGTTCAAAATCTAGTCTAGCACATTTTCAGTCCACTTCATTCATATTTCCTCACCCCAATTATACTTACTGAAAATACT from Macrobrachium nipponense isolate FS-2020 chromosome 36, ASM1510439v2, whole genome shotgun sequence includes:
- the LOC135203481 gene encoding oocyte zinc finger protein XlCOF6-like yields the protein MAAGNSLSLPLIKQEKGNLEDEFTEVTVDGPFFIESGIEVKEETEFIDCSEFDVQQSFESVKREEEFQAFDEDYGETVDEAYQKDSNNVDIFSEETDVEEKRIARMKAKYGEKLYTCSECQKSFCSPSLLKRHIRVHSGEKPFMCTECPRTFSYLSSLTAHFRTHTGEKPFTCPLCQKGLSCSTGLKKHLRTHTRERLTCSECPMSFLHKKSLWIHMRSHTEGKTYTCSECPSSFAHLDQFSRHMRSHTRGKPFICPLCQKSFAISSRLKIHMRTHTGERPFTCPKCHKGFAIASNLKLHMGVHSGEKPYTCSECQRSYSHSSTLRKHMATHTGEKSFTEEKPIVCTECHASFSRADSLKRHLKTHTGEKPYTCHDCQSSFAQLSSLKNHMRIHTGERPFSCTECPCSFSHVTHLKRHKRIHTGEKPYACTECPSSFSLSGHLKAHMRCHTKGKTYTCNECQRSFDRLDNLTIHMKSALKMAAGNSLSLPLIKQEKGNLEDEFIEVTVDGPFFIESDIEVKKETEFIDCSEFDVQQSFESVKREEEFQAFDEDYGETVDEAYKEGSNNVDIFSEETDVEEKRIARMKAKYGEKSHTCSECQKSFCRPSLLKRHIRVHSGEKPFMCTECPRTFSQPSGLTAHFRTHTGEKPFTCPLCQKGLSCSTGLKKHLRTHTRERLTCSECPMSFLHKKSLWIHMRSHTEGKTYTCSECPSSFCSSGSIFKTT